Proteins encoded in a region of the Massilia sp. UMI-21 genome:
- a CDS encoding DUF4123 domain-containing protein, protein MNKSLALTAVREYRFAVVDPVILNLLPEDIIAQILVPKCLSQSAHLMPGAVDLQQLSEDRLNALCTILQGACEGHLASSSVAIFVATLSDTHEFARRWNAVQLVRRYNKRNFWLRIHDSRVLHQLLRMLNPMQRRGLFGQAQRFHYWIGNSWTTALREAKSEAEGNLPSIGPIGWDWARIERIGIVNRALISAGIQDLRALESQAVLAEQLIERAVTRHRLSEQADLIEYATRGLLFDPLFDEHPAIASAIKLPPASEETTSLSDRLALIEDTVWASLH, encoded by the coding sequence ATGAATAAGAGCCTCGCATTGACGGCAGTCCGTGAATATCGGTTTGCTGTCGTTGATCCAGTAATACTTAATTTATTACCAGAAGATATTATTGCCCAAATTCTGGTACCAAAATGCCTGTCGCAAAGCGCGCATCTTATGCCCGGAGCGGTCGACCTCCAGCAACTATCTGAAGATCGCCTTAACGCTCTCTGCACCATCCTGCAAGGGGCATGCGAAGGGCACCTTGCCTCATCATCCGTAGCAATATTCGTCGCTACTTTGTCTGATACACATGAATTTGCGCGCCGTTGGAATGCTGTTCAGCTTGTAAGGCGCTATAACAAACGCAATTTCTGGCTGCGAATACACGACTCCAGGGTTCTCCATCAACTTCTCCGAATGTTGAATCCAATGCAGCGTCGTGGCTTGTTTGGACAAGCACAAAGGTTTCACTACTGGATCGGCAATAGTTGGACTACCGCTCTGCGTGAAGCTAAAAGCGAGGCTGAGGGAAATCTGCCATCAATTGGGCCTATCGGATGGGACTGGGCGCGTATCGAAAGGATAGGCATCGTGAACCGAGCACTAATTAGTGCGGGAATCCAAGATTTGCGTGCGTTGGAATCTCAAGCGGTGCTGGCCGAGCAGTTGATCGAGCGCGCCGTCACTCGTCACAGACTAAGTGAGCAAGCTGATCTGATCGAATATGCAACACGTGGACTCTTGTTTGATCCGCTTTTCGATGAGCACCCCGCGATTGCAAGTGCCATCAAATTACCTCCCGCATCTGAAGAAACTACCAGCCTATCGGATCGTTTGGCACTGATTGAAGACACGGTCTGGGCCTCGCTCCATTAA